From one Butyricimonas faecihominis genomic stretch:
- a CDS encoding RagB/SusD family nutrient uptake outer membrane protein, translating into MKIQYLYIIVVGILLGACSDFLEENSQDLMIPKSVKNYKEFLYGEGLNNKVVLCEYLDVMTDDAEEIINTNRPAATSTDTRKFWSYYTWQEYPEMQMDNSLLEDNAWGEYYHRILIANIVLDHLNDMAGTYAEKMDLAGEAYFLRAWSYFMLANLYGKPYIDEAQAAKDFCVPINRAIDIEEKPLSRSSIKEVYDLMEADIKSSIASFKSAMVEKTIFRPNLPTSYLLASRIALFRKSYDDAIAYADSVLLSTKATLFDMTEDYTIPRFLNSGNCEILFSYGEAPSGGLAAFQYASSRRAAFIPSTGLMKLYVENDQRKASKLFFATEGKKPMKYYGSTSDNMYPHAFRLAEVYLNRAEAYAAKGMTAEALREVNALREKRIPENYEVTAATAADAFVLVKDERRMEFCFEAFRWFDLRRWDRPKIVHRFSSAENPSNYIEYVLQQDDPAYTLPIPQKEREMNLSIENINRPQREK; encoded by the coding sequence ATGAAGATACAATATTTATATATTATAGTGGTGGGAATATTGCTAGGTGCATGTAGTGATTTCTTGGAGGAAAATTCCCAAGATTTGATGATTCCCAAGAGTGTGAAGAATTACAAGGAGTTTCTGTATGGTGAAGGGTTGAATAATAAAGTCGTTCTTTGTGAATATTTAGATGTCATGACGGATGATGCGGAAGAGATTATTAATACGAACCGACCTGCTGCGACAAGTACGGATACTCGGAAATTCTGGTCCTATTACACATGGCAGGAATATCCTGAAATGCAGATGGATAATTCTTTATTGGAAGACAATGCATGGGGAGAATATTATCATAGGATATTGATTGCCAATATTGTTTTGGATCATTTGAATGATATGGCTGGAACGTATGCCGAAAAAATGGATTTAGCGGGAGAGGCCTACTTCTTGCGGGCTTGGTCTTATTTTATGCTGGCTAATTTATACGGGAAACCGTATATTGACGAGGCTCAAGCGGCCAAGGATTTTTGTGTTCCGATCAATAGAGCTATTGATATAGAGGAAAAACCATTATCTCGTTCTTCTATCAAAGAAGTATATGATTTGATGGAAGCGGATATAAAGTCTTCTATTGCATCTTTCAAATCTGCAATGGTCGAGAAAACCATTTTCCGTCCTAATTTACCGACATCTTACCTGCTGGCTTCACGAATTGCTCTTTTCCGGAAAAGTTATGATGATGCGATCGCTTATGCAGACTCCGTTTTGCTTTCGACAAAGGCAACTTTATTTGATATGACGGAAGACTATACGATACCTCGTTTTTTGAATAGTGGAAATTGCGAAATCTTGTTCTCTTATGGAGAAGCACCATCGGGAGGTTTAGCCGCTTTTCAGTACGCATCTTCAAGGCGTGCAGCTTTTATTCCTTCTACGGGATTGATGAAATTGTATGTGGAGAATGATCAACGAAAGGCGTCTAAGTTATTTTTTGCCACGGAAGGGAAAAAGCCGATGAAATACTATGGATCTACATCCGATAATATGTATCCTCATGCTTTTCGTTTGGCAGAGGTTTACTTGAACCGGGCAGAGGCTTATGCGGCAAAGGGAATGACAGCCGAGGCGTTGCGAGAGGTGAATGCCCTACGGGAAAAACGGATACCCGAGAATTATGAAGTTACGGCAGCAACAGCAGCAGATGCCTTTGTCTTGGTGAAGGATGAACGGCGGATGGAATTTTGTTTCGAGGCTTTCCGCTGGTTTGATTTGCGGCGTTGGGATCGTCCGAAGATAGTACATCGTTTTTCTTCAGCCGAAAACCCGAGTAATTATATAGAATATGTCTTGCAACAAGACGATCCTGCCTATACTTTACCGATACCACAGAAAGAACGGGAGATGAATTTATCGATAGAGAATATAAACCGTCCACAACGGGAGAAGTAG
- a CDS encoding RagB/SusD family nutrient uptake outer membrane protein, which translates to MKFASKLLNKLKCLTMIVLVTTVVSCDSWLDLGSEDRIMENTLFSSQAGFMTALNGVYIELLNSNLYGGTLSYKTFDILAQYYDCDKDEQTWQKLSTFDQTAKKGQVAGLWSKAYTLLVNVNTIIEACDERKDVLNSEYYHVLKGEALALRGLLHFEVFRVFGPIYSLDPETECMPYSESSDLKVRPLLKASEVAKLIMDDFKAAEELLKDYDPVIEKGALWGDEGPGLPNDMVYRSLRLNYYAVKAYIARLALYTGDKETALTYARQVIKETQEDNNWFPFVTRAAATTLSKWDRVYKTEILFGLYNLKRADVYESTFSNKLGEKVILRPTDANIENLYEENTRMNDWRYTEQWMTLKDPDGNEKKHFVKYMAVDDTEGPDDNKVSQGYTYLMPVMRISEMYLIVAECSNNEVEAFDHLNRLRAARGVAKVNQTLGLMDLVEAEFRREFIGEGQLFWFYKRQNRAQIPSSKDLNNMITMEKSFYLFDLPQDEKDKRGVE; encoded by the coding sequence ATGAAATTTGCGAGTAAATTATTGAACAAGTTGAAATGCCTCACGATGATCGTGTTGGTCACCACCGTGGTGTCTTGTGACAGTTGGTTGGATTTGGGATCGGAAGACCGGATCATGGAAAACACGCTTTTCTCTTCTCAAGCCGGGTTTATGACCGCTCTGAACGGGGTGTATATTGAATTACTAAATTCCAACTTGTATGGAGGTACGTTGTCTTACAAGACGTTTGATATTCTTGCGCAATACTATGATTGTGATAAAGATGAACAGACGTGGCAAAAGTTATCTACTTTTGACCAAACGGCTAAAAAAGGACAAGTGGCCGGGTTATGGTCGAAGGCTTACACGTTGCTTGTCAACGTGAACACGATTATAGAGGCGTGTGACGAGAGAAAGGATGTGCTGAATAGCGAATATTATCATGTCCTCAAAGGGGAAGCTTTGGCGTTGCGTGGATTGTTGCATTTTGAAGTTTTCAGGGTGTTTGGACCGATCTATTCCCTTGATCCGGAAACGGAGTGTATGCCTTATTCAGAATCTTCTGATTTGAAAGTAAGACCTTTACTGAAAGCATCGGAAGTGGCAAAGTTGATTATGGATGATTTCAAGGCGGCAGAGGAGTTGCTGAAGGATTATGATCCGGTGATTGAAAAAGGAGCGCTTTGGGGGGATGAAGGTCCGGGGTTACCCAATGATATGGTGTATCGCTCCCTGCGCTTGAATTATTACGCGGTAAAGGCCTATATCGCCCGGTTGGCATTGTACACGGGGGACAAGGAAACCGCGTTGACCTATGCCCGGCAAGTGATCAAGGAAACGCAGGAGGATAATAACTGGTTCCCTTTTGTCACTCGTGCAGCGGCCACGACTCTCTCGAAATGGGACCGGGTGTATAAAACGGAAATCTTGTTCGGGTTGTATAATTTGAAGCGGGCGGACGTGTACGAATCCACATTTTCTAACAAGTTGGGAGAGAAGGTGATTCTACGTCCGACAGATGCTAATATCGAGAATTTGTACGAGGAGAACACGAGGATGAATGATTGGCGTTATACGGAACAATGGATGACCTTGAAAGATCCGGATGGGAATGAAAAGAAACATTTCGTGAAGTATATGGCCGTGGATGATACGGAGGGGCCTGATGATAATAAAGTTAGTCAGGGATACACGTATCTCATGCCTGTCATGCGGATTTCCGAGATGTATCTGATCGTGGCGGAATGTTCCAACAACGAGGTGGAAGCATTTGACCATCTGAATCGATTACGGGCGGCACGGGGTGTTGCCAAGGTAAATCAAACGCTCGGGCTGATGGATCTGGTCGAAGCAGAATTTCGGAGGGAGTTCATTGGAGAGGGACAATTGTTCTGGTTTTACAAACGACAGAATAGGGCGCAAATACCTTCAAGTAAAGATCTCAATAACATGATCACGATGGAAAAGAGTTTTTATTTGTTTGATTTGCCTCAAGACGAGAAAGATAAACGAGGTGTGGAATAA
- a CDS encoding SusC/RagA family TonB-linked outer membrane protein, with protein sequence MKKSKKYFVFGDHCTRGKTKLQWRHVCLMCVILLMLPFVGRAQQQKVSVRVNKAGVQEVFRQIKEQAGLNFVYDKAQVATLPPVTLTMQGVTVDAVLKRVFQGSPFEYIYENSTVVIKKRATVPQKPGEVVIRGVVSDQDGNTIPGVSVVLKGTTLGTASDADGKFALALPSLDGVVLTFTCIGMKTREIAVKDAKTLNVTLEEDSETIQEVVVTGIYSRNKESFTGSFATYSKEDLKMIGSQNVIQSLKSLDPSMLVLESKQWGSDPNRMPDIEIRGKTSVVGLKTEFDNDPNQPLFILDGIETTLETIVNLNMDRVASVTILKDAASTAIYGSKAANGVIVVETVQPEAGKLRLSYNGNYGIQFADLSAYNLMNASEKLEFERLTGLYGDLESNTNISNIEKYNRRLAEVKRGVDTYWMNEPLRTVFNHSHNVYIDGGDDAMRYGLGFGYNNSNGVMQGSDRNVISANIDLTYRREKLLFANKFSMDVTHTEREPVAFSEFSKANPYYRKRLENGYVPMWLEDTGTEQNKGSLKNPLYAWGIKNTNIGNSIALRDNFSIEWRMYPFLRATARVGLTKNVSRDEQFKSPKHPDYLETDKLKQGSFSASTSEAFSYNGDLNIAFGKLFVEKHQVNVVGGWSFSENKNKRDGYSVVGFNDDLHMNPAFSTGFTDGQKPNYSLERSRSTSFFMNVNYSFMNRYLMDFNVRSDGTSKFGANKRFSTTWSVGLAWNIHNEEFMKSLGLFTNFKIRASVGNPGNQNFDAYQAMKIYKYNVELQNMFGSSAIIDQFGNKDLDWQRTLDKNIGVDISMLRNRIRVTLDYYYKDTDPLLISVPMPPSVGVGSINANAGRQLSWGWNGSIFGTVIQKQDMSWTLNMNFRTSKSEYRDIGDKLNEFNELGSAQSLVRYYEGASPDDMWAVPSLGIDPATGAEMFRKKDGSQTFIYSTADEVVVGCSRPDVEGVIGSSFYYKGFSASVNFRYRLGGEVMASALYSKVENISEEQIYYNQDKRALHDRWQKPGDKAKFKSIKDTSPTPMSSRFVRTENTFSGESISMGYESSAAWIKKIGAEGITFRAYMNDIFRVSSFKEERGTDYPFARTVSFSLSLRF encoded by the coding sequence ATGAAAAAAAGCAAGAAGTATTTTGTTTTTGGGGACCATTGTACCCGTGGAAAAACAAAATTGCAATGGAGGCACGTTTGCCTGATGTGCGTGATTTTGCTGATGTTGCCCTTTGTTGGTCGAGCCCAGCAACAAAAAGTGTCTGTTCGGGTGAATAAAGCGGGGGTACAGGAAGTTTTTCGGCAGATTAAAGAACAGGCGGGTTTGAATTTTGTTTACGACAAGGCGCAGGTGGCCACCTTGCCGCCCGTGACGCTGACCATGCAAGGGGTGACGGTGGATGCTGTCTTGAAACGAGTGTTTCAGGGGAGTCCATTCGAGTACATTTATGAAAATTCAACTGTCGTGATAAAAAAACGGGCTACTGTTCCCCAGAAACCGGGCGAAGTGGTTATCCGGGGAGTCGTGTCGGATCAAGACGGGAACACGATTCCGGGGGTATCTGTTGTGTTGAAGGGAACCACGCTGGGTACTGCGTCGGATGCGGACGGGAAGTTTGCGCTTGCCTTGCCTTCGCTGGATGGCGTGGTGCTGACATTCACGTGTATCGGGATGAAGACACGGGAAATAGCCGTGAAGGATGCGAAGACGTTGAACGTTACCTTGGAGGAGGATTCCGAGACGATTCAAGAAGTGGTGGTGACCGGAATCTATTCCCGTAATAAAGAAAGTTTCACGGGATCATTCGCTACCTACTCGAAGGAAGATTTGAAAATGATCGGGAGCCAGAATGTTATCCAGAGTCTGAAAAGTTTGGATCCTTCCATGCTGGTACTGGAGAGTAAACAATGGGGATCGGACCCGAACCGGATGCCGGACATTGAAATCCGGGGAAAGACGAGTGTGGTTGGTTTAAAGACGGAATTTGATAATGACCCGAATCAGCCTTTGTTTATTTTGGACGGTATCGAAACGACGCTGGAGACGATTGTTAATTTGAACATGGACCGGGTGGCTAGCGTGACGATTTTGAAAGATGCTGCCTCCACGGCCATTTACGGGTCAAAAGCGGCCAACGGCGTGATTGTCGTTGAGACGGTTCAACCGGAAGCGGGGAAGTTACGTCTTTCTTATAACGGTAATTACGGGATTCAATTTGCGGATCTTTCTGCCTATAATTTGATGAATGCATCCGAGAAGTTGGAGTTTGAACGCCTAACCGGGCTTTACGGGGATTTGGAGAGTAACACGAATATAAGTAATATTGAAAAATATAATCGGCGGCTAGCCGAGGTGAAGCGGGGTGTTGATACTTATTGGATGAACGAACCGCTCCGTACCGTATTCAATCATAGTCACAACGTTTATATTGACGGGGGTGATGATGCCATGCGTTACGGGTTGGGATTCGGTTACAATAATTCCAATGGCGTGATGCAAGGGTCTGATCGGAATGTCATCAGTGCCAACATTGATTTGACTTATCGTCGGGAAAAGTTGTTGTTTGCCAATAAGTTTAGCATGGATGTTACTCATACGGAGCGGGAACCCGTGGCTTTTTCCGAATTTTCGAAAGCGAACCCGTATTATCGGAAGAGATTGGAAAACGGATATGTTCCCATGTGGTTGGAGGATACCGGGACGGAACAAAACAAAGGATCATTAAAGAATCCGTTATACGCGTGGGGAATAAAAAATACGAATATTGGGAATTCGATCGCCTTGCGTGATAATTTCTCGATCGAGTGGAGGATGTATCCTTTTTTGAGGGCGACGGCGAGAGTCGGGCTTACCAAGAACGTGAGCCGGGATGAGCAATTCAAATCCCCCAAACATCCTGATTATCTGGAAACGGATAAGTTGAAACAGGGTTCATTTTCGGCTTCAACCTCGGAGGCATTCTCTTATAACGGGGATTTGAATATTGCTTTCGGTAAGTTGTTCGTGGAAAAACATCAAGTGAACGTGGTGGGAGGATGGTCTTTTAGTGAGAATAAAAATAAGCGGGATGGTTATAGTGTTGTCGGTTTTAACGATGATCTGCATATGAATCCGGCTTTTTCCACGGGTTTTACAGATGGACAGAAGCCTAATTACTCTTTGGAGCGTAGCCGTTCGACCAGCTTTTTCATGAATGTCAACTATTCTTTTATGAATCGCTACCTGATGGATTTCAACGTGCGTTCGGACGGTACGTCTAAATTCGGGGCGAATAAACGTTTCTCGACAACTTGGTCTGTGGGTTTGGCTTGGAATATTCATAACGAGGAGTTTATGAAGTCGTTGGGGCTTTTCACGAATTTCAAGATCAGGGCATCCGTGGGTAACCCCGGGAATCAGAATTTTGACGCATATCAGGCGATGAAGATTTACAAGTATAACGTGGAACTGCAAAATATGTTTGGTTCAAGCGCGATAATTGACCAGTTTGGTAACAAGGATTTGGATTGGCAACGTACGTTGGATAAGAATATCGGGGTGGATATATCCATGTTGCGGAATCGAATCCGGGTGACGCTGGATTATTATTACAAGGATACCGATCCTCTTTTGATCAGTGTTCCGATGCCTCCGTCCGTGGGCGTGGGTTCCATTAATGCGAATGCCGGGCGGCAGCTTTCTTGGGGATGGAACGGGAGTATTTTCGGGACGGTGATCCAGAAACAGGATATGAGTTGGACGTTGAACATGAATTTTAGAACGTCCAAGTCCGAGTATCGGGATATTGGTGATAAATTGAACGAATTTAATGAATTGGGAAGCGCGCAGAGCTTGGTTCGTTATTATGAAGGAGCCAGTCCCGATGATATGTGGGCTGTGCCCTCGTTGGGAATTGACCCGGCAACCGGGGCGGAAATGTTTAGAAAGAAAGATGGTTCCCAGACCTTTATCTATTCGACAGCCGACGAGGTGGTTGTGGGGTGTTCCCGTCCGGACGTGGAGGGAGTTATCGGTTCTTCCTTCTACTACAAAGGTTTTTCCGCTTCGGTAAATTTCCGGTATCGTTTGGGGGGAGAGGTGATGGCCTCGGCCCTGTACTCGAAAGTGGAGAATATATCGGAAGAGCAAATTTATTATAATCAGGATAAGCGGGCGTTACATGATCGTTGGCAGAAACCGGGAGATAAGGCAAAGTTCAAGTCGATAAAAGATACTTCTCCGACACCGATGTCTTCCCGTTTCGTGCGGACGGAAAACACGTTCTCCGGTGAATCCATTTCCATGGGATACGAATCTTCTGCCGCGTGGATAAAGAAAATCGGGGCGGAAGGAATTACTTTCAGGGCATATATGAATGATATTTTCCGGGTGTCTTCTTTCAAGGAAGAACGGGGAACGGATTATCCTTTTGCCCGCACTGTTTCATTTTCATTGAGTTTACGATTCTAA
- a CDS encoding TonB-dependent receptor, which yields MKKRSKWYEFAREKCANKFMRIMKLTCLLMLVFALHLSAESVAQKMVSAKFSDQTLKEVFREIKTQTGFYFMYNSREVDVRQRVNLELDKVSLETALERIFEHLPYGFEVTEGYVLIVARPKTVTDTKAKKKEVRGLVTDEKGIKLPGVSILIKGTGMGTVTDIEGAFKLEVPAEGGIMLVFSFIGMETKEIKADTSFMKVVLKESVEQVDEVVVTGYQKIDKRVLSSSVASIKGEDLIGGNAISVDQMLQGRLAGVAVLNQTSTPGAAPKIRIRGSSSITGNREPVWVVDGIVLDEPVQLSTEELNSMDRVNLIGNAISSLNPNDIERIDILKDASATAIYGVKAANGVIVVTTKKGRTGKPRINYAGSISVMTPPSYEVMRLMNSAERVELSEEMHKKGLQFYTYQPTSMGYEGALMDLWNKELSYDEFRQKVKDLKEMNTDWYDLLFRASVSHQHSIAVSGASDNTDYYFSVGYANDQGVNKKEDLDRFNALIKVNTRFTPNLKIGMNMSGALTDTKRPHNSIDVYQYAAQTSRAIPVYDEEGELFYYDNAFGITENLPFNILNELKESGSTVKNQALRFDISLDWDILPSLKFSSIIGLTTNNNYQTYWASEKSYYISQQRGTPYGTPLPTVVDDELATKSKIPMGGELVKEDTRNMRYTIRNSFAYQKVWGHHQLAAMVGSEISSSKYDALKSTQWGYLPDRGKKFVNIDLETWKGYAEMVSMTPDVITDNLTNIVSWYGTFTYSYADRYIANFNIRTDGSNKFGQDKSVRFLPVWSASAKWNLHKEVFMKPVEWMDEFAIRMSYGIQGNVHPDQTPNLIVQMGSMDNISKEYESTLYKLPNNDLKWEKTKSYNLGIDFSFFQSWLSGTLEIYKKVGEDQVIQKTLAPSTGANYVAINDGDVNNSGWELSVNVNPIRGKDWNWGISFNTAKNYNKVKNAGEELSVTWSDYVNGTLVRNGRSINSFYAYRFKGLNDEGLPTFYGESEKDEDGVAIITTQEEAFDAAFVYAGRREPTLSGGFSTNVRFKRLTMNANFSFALGNKIRLNNLYYESGQALPFPQQNMSSEFVDRWREPGDDTVIPALSDDAMTFGPYDRKYPIANNRWDMYNKSDLRVVSGDFLRCRSLSLRYDIAPEWLRKFYITAASLSFDVSNPFVIKSKDLKGRDPEQVTMGSGTVPPQRGYSLRLNVSF from the coding sequence ATGAAAAAAAGGAGTAAATGGTATGAATTCGCACGAGAAAAATGTGCAAATAAGTTCATGAGAATTATGAAATTAACTTGCTTGTTAATGCTTGTATTTGCTTTGCATCTTTCGGCAGAGAGTGTGGCACAAAAGATGGTGAGTGCTAAGTTTTCGGACCAAACACTGAAAGAGGTGTTTCGTGAAATCAAAACGCAAACCGGTTTTTATTTCATGTACAATAGCCGGGAGGTCGATGTTCGACAGAGGGTGAATCTCGAACTGGATAAGGTGTCTCTGGAGACTGCATTGGAAAGAATATTTGAACATTTACCTTACGGCTTTGAGGTGACGGAAGGATATGTGTTGATTGTGGCTCGTCCGAAAACAGTAACGGATACGAAAGCAAAGAAAAAGGAGGTCCGGGGACTAGTCACAGACGAAAAGGGCATTAAATTACCGGGAGTCAGTATTTTGATTAAAGGAACCGGAATGGGTACGGTAACAGATATAGAGGGCGCTTTTAAATTGGAGGTCCCTGCTGAAGGGGGAATCATGTTGGTATTTTCTTTTATCGGGATGGAGACAAAAGAGATAAAAGCGGATACTTCATTTATGAAAGTTGTTTTGAAGGAATCGGTAGAACAAGTGGACGAGGTGGTGGTGACCGGTTACCAGAAGATTGATAAACGGGTATTATCCAGTTCTGTTGCCTCTATAAAGGGTGAAGATTTAATTGGTGGAAATGCTATTTCCGTTGACCAGATGTTACAAGGCCGTTTGGCGGGGGTGGCTGTTTTAAACCAAACCTCAACACCGGGTGCAGCTCCAAAAATCCGGATCAGGGGATCATCTTCTATCACGGGAAATCGGGAGCCGGTATGGGTGGTAGATGGTATTGTGCTGGATGAGCCGGTACAACTTTCCACGGAGGAATTAAATAGTATGGACCGGGTGAATTTAATTGGAAATGCGATTTCCAGTTTAAATCCGAATGATATAGAACGGATTGATATTTTGAAAGATGCAAGTGCTACTGCTATTTATGGTGTGAAAGCGGCGAATGGTGTGATTGTGGTAACCACGAAGAAAGGAAGAACGGGGAAACCTCGTATTAATTATGCCGGAAGTATTTCGGTAATGACACCTCCTTCATATGAAGTGATGCGTCTGATGAATTCAGCGGAGCGGGTGGAATTATCAGAAGAAATGCATAAAAAAGGATTACAGTTTTACACGTATCAACCGACAAGTATGGGATACGAGGGAGCTTTGATGGATTTGTGGAATAAAGAGCTGTCGTATGATGAGTTTCGTCAGAAGGTAAAAGATTTGAAAGAAATGAATACGGATTGGTATGATTTATTGTTCCGGGCATCTGTCAGTCACCAACATAGTATAGCAGTATCTGGAGCATCAGATAATACTGATTATTATTTTTCTGTCGGGTATGCTAATGATCAAGGTGTGAATAAAAAGGAGGATTTGGATCGCTTTAATGCATTGATTAAGGTTAATACCCGTTTTACTCCTAATTTAAAAATAGGAATGAATATGAGTGGAGCTTTGACAGACACGAAACGACCGCATAACTCCATTGATGTTTATCAATATGCTGCTCAGACGTCAAGGGCAATTCCCGTGTATGACGAGGAGGGAGAGTTATTCTATTATGACAATGCATTCGGGATTACAGAAAATCTTCCTTTCAATATTTTAAACGAATTGAAAGAGAGTGGTTCAACGGTGAAGAATCAGGCTTTGAGATTTGATATTTCGTTGGATTGGGATATTCTTCCTAGCCTGAAGTTTAGTTCTATTATTGGTTTGACAACGAATAACAATTACCAGACGTATTGGGCGAGCGAGAAGTCTTACTATATTTCCCAGCAACGGGGGACCCCTTATGGAACTCCTCTGCCCACGGTTGTAGATGACGAGTTGGCAACAAAGAGCAAAATTCCTATGGGAGGAGAATTAGTAAAAGAGGATACCCGGAATATGCGTTACACGATACGTAATAGTTTTGCTTATCAGAAGGTTTGGGGACATCACCAACTTGCAGCCATGGTGGGAAGTGAGATATCTTCCTCGAAATATGATGCTTTGAAATCGACACAATGGGGATACCTTCCGGATCGAGGGAAAAAGTTTGTGAACATTGATCTGGAAACTTGGAAGGGCTATGCGGAGATGGTGAGCATGACACCGGATGTAATTACGGATAATTTAACGAATATCGTATCTTGGTATGGTACATTCACTTATTCCTATGCCGATCGGTATATTGCGAATTTCAATATTCGGACGGATGGTTCTAACAAATTCGGGCAAGATAAAAGCGTTCGTTTTTTACCGGTTTGGTCTGCTTCTGCCAAGTGGAATTTGCACAAAGAAGTATTTATGAAGCCTGTGGAATGGATGGACGAGTTTGCAATTCGTATGTCTTATGGTATACAGGGGAATGTACACCCGGATCAAACGCCCAATTTGATTGTGCAGATGGGGTCCATGGATAATATATCTAAAGAATATGAATCTACGTTGTATAAGTTGCCTAATAATGATTTGAAATGGGAAAAGACCAAATCGTATAATTTGGGTATTGATTTTTCTTTCTTCCAATCTTGGTTGTCCGGTACATTGGAAATATACAAGAAAGTGGGAGAGGACCAGGTGATTCAAAAAACGTTGGCGCCATCGACAGGTGCCAATTATGTGGCGATAAATGACGGTGATGTGAATAATAGCGGATGGGAATTGAGTGTGAACGTGAACCCTATTCGTGGAAAAGATTGGAATTGGGGGATTTCATTTAATACGGCAAAGAACTACAATAAAGTGAAGAATGCGGGAGAAGAGTTGTCCGTGACTTGGAGTGATTACGTGAACGGAACGTTAGTGCGTAACGGGCGATCTATAAACAGTTTTTATGCTTATCGTTTCAAAGGGTTGAATGATGAGGGGCTGCCCACGTTCTACGGGGAATCGGAAAAGGATGAGGATGGAGTGGCCATTATTACGACTCAAGAGGAAGCTTTTGATGCGGCATTCGTGTATGCGGGGCGGCGTGAACCGACATTGTCGGGAGGTTTCTCTACTAACGTGCGATTTAAACGTTTGACAATGAATGCAAATTTTTCTTTTGCTTTGGGGAATAAGATTCGGTTGAACAATCTTTATTATGAATCGGGTCAGGCATTGCCATTCCCACAACAAAATATGTCCAGCGAGTTTGTTGATCGCTGGCGTGAACCGGGAGATGATACTGTCATTCCCGCTCTTTCGGATGATGCCATGACATTTGGACCTTATGATAGGAAATATCCGATCGCCAATAATAGGTGGGATATGTATAATAAGAGTGACTTACGAGTCGTATCGGGTGATTTCCTTCGTTGTCGTTCTTTAAGTCTTCGCTATGACATTGCTCCGGAATGGTTGCGTAAATTTTATATTACGGCAGCAAGTCTAAGTTTCGACGTGAGCAATCCTTTTGTTATCAAGAGTAAGGATTTGAAAGGACGCGATCCAGAACAAGTGACGATGGGATCGGGTACCGTTCCTCCGCAGCGGGGATATTCGTTGAGGTTAAATGTTTCATTCTAA